A single window of Chitinophaga sp. XS-30 DNA harbors:
- a CDS encoding potassium transporter KefB, with protein MAHKNNTSTQPPLHPAPLSTRMLQGAGIALIAITVFLVGAGEGDPAWPTFWMLRPLIIVPLAGAAGGGFYYFMDHLRYQGGWRKVLAILLSLIVYIIGLWLGTVLGLDGTWWD; from the coding sequence ATGGCACACAAAAACAATACCTCCACCCAGCCGCCGCTTCATCCGGCGCCGCTAAGTACGCGGATGCTGCAGGGAGCGGGCATCGCTTTAATTGCGATCACTGTTTTTCTGGTTGGAGCAGGCGAAGGCGACCCCGCCTGGCCAACATTCTGGATGCTCCGGCCGCTCATTATCGTGCCTTTAGCCGGTGCTGCCGGCGGGGGATTTTATTATTTCATGGATCATCTCCGTTACCAGGGCGGCTGGAGAAAGGTTTTGGCTATTCTGCTAAGCCTCATCGTATATATCATCGGGCTGTGGCTGGGCACTGTTCTGGGGCTGGATGGCACCTGGTGGGACTGA